Genomic window (Vulpes lagopus strain Blue_001 chromosome 6, ASM1834538v1, whole genome shotgun sequence):
GTGCCACCAACCTAGGCTCCTATATCAGCCATTCCTAGGGCGCTGCCTGGGAGGAAGATTACCTTCCTGACTCTGCCCTGGCTTTCAGTTGCCAAGACTGCAGCAGGTTTGTGGGGCCTGCTGTGTGAATAGTCATGGAAACTTCTCAAGATTCTGGGGACACCTCAAAATGTCCAAAAGGTGTGGAAGGGATTCTTATCCCACCATTAAGTATTTCAAGGTGCACCTGGTGtgtctcggtggctcagtaggttaagcgtctgtctttagctcaagtcatgatcccagggtcttgggatcaagccccacatgctctctgctcagtggggggcctgcttctcctccctctacctgctgctctgcctatctgtgtactctctttctctatcaaataaataaataaataaataaataaataaataaataaataaaaattaaaaaatagtatttcaaggtatacataattaaattttaaaatgcatacttCAGCAGTTCTATTTGTAGTAAGGTATTATATAgataaaattgtgtgtgtgtaaaggaagATGCGCAAAGAAGTTCTCTAAAGCAATGTCACATCGTATCTTGGACTGGAAATAGCAAGGAAATTTGGGAACTACAGGCTGGGAtggggaagactttttttttcctgccttttaaaaaatacaatattcatattactttttcagttaaaaaaaaacttttaaaatgttttccagacTCTTGCCTGTCAGGCTAAGTGCTTATCTCTAGGGAAGAATAAGAGTCTTCCTCTAGGGATGGGCAGTATGTTGAAGCAATCTATTATCTTCTCCATCCTTTTGTGCCACTCCCTAGGGAGGTTTCTGGAAATAATTGAGGCTGCTAGTGCCTGTatttccctaaatgaatgagaggTTTGTGCAAGAAGAAATACAGCAGAGAATGATCTTGGGACGGTTCTGGAGTTACATCTCCAAACCCTTCCACTCCAAGCTGGCTCCGGGAGCCACCCTCACCTGGGATTCTGTGCGTTGCAATGGTAGATATACTCAGATATAGTATCATCTTCAAAGAAGTCTGCAAACTTGCGCTTGAAGTCCGGCCGGAATCGCTGTaccaggccaggccctgggagcGGAGAGAAAAACATGGGAGTGGCTAGTTTGGGGAGCAAGGGTGATGGCGGTGTGCTTATGTATGTTTGAACAACTTGAACCACATGTTATTTCTCCAGGGGTTTGTTTGCTCTGCACATTTAACTTTCTAGTGGCAGCCAGACTGTGTGAGCTGTTGGGAAGCCCCAGACAACCAGAGTCAGCTGGTTGCCAAAGAAGGTAGATAGTCCAATGGAACCAGCTTATTTTCAGCTCAATGAAGTCCCAAGCGCTTTTCCTCCCAGGATCTCAAGCCTTGTAAGAGTCCATGGCTGAGGAGGGCCTGGGCGGCTGTCAgttggacatctttttttttttttttttaagattttatttatttattcatgagagacacagaaagagaggcagagacacaggcagagggagaagcaagctcccagcagggagcccgatgtggggctctatcccaggaccccgggatcacaccctaagccaaagacagacgctcaaccgctgagccaccctggtgtccaaGGCATCTATCTGatttttgactcttgatttcagcttgggtcctaatctcagagttgtgggattggCCCTGCActgggggctctgtgctcagtgggagtgCTTGTGTGcctcccccactgcttgtgcacactctctctcaaataaataaataaaatctaaaaaaaaaaaaaaaaaaaaaagagtccatggccgagatgcttttatttatttatttatttatttatttatttatttatttatttattttgatgcttttcTTTTATAGTCTGAGCTATGTTCTTTCTCCTTGAGATCcttagggattcttttttttttctttttaaagtcatctctacacttgatgtggggctcgacctcacaatcccgaaatcaagagttgcatgctctatggactAAGTCAGCCAGGAGCCCGGAGACCCTTAAGGCCTTTCAATCTTCTGAAGGTATCAGATGGAACTAGACTATCTGCCAAGCACCCTCTCAGGTTCAGCCCTATAACAGAATACGAGTGGAGAGGTAAATTTAACTCTGGCATCTCAGACTTGGGCCGTTTTAGAGCAATCtgttcccttccccttcccctagagcacacacacacaagcaggagggcaCCCAAAACAGACTAAAAATTGGGCCTAATGGTCAACTTCTGATCTCTCTCTTGGTCTTCTCTCTGTGCATGAGGATCAAGGTGTGAGAGGGAGGTATAGCCAGGATCCCCTAGGCCCTGACCCTCCTCCATGGCTGCCAGCCAGCTTCTCAACCACATTGGTTCTGAGGCCCCTGCATGAACCTGGCCAGACACAATTCCAGAAAAGGGGAGAGTAGTCAGACCAGAGCTTATCCCTGGGAAGGGACCACAGAGGGCGTGCTGGAGTCCACAGTGCTGGAATGTCTGAGGTCAGCTCTCTGATCATTTATTCTTCTTTGGCACCTGTGTGTCTTGATAACCTTCCTTTCGTCCCAAACTCCTACCTTCTACTCAaatcctcattttccctcttttatccagtcattctgtttcttttgaaGGGCCTCAAGAGACAACACTTATTCAACCATTAGTAATTAGCTTTGTAATAATTGGCTACTGAACAGCACTGTGTATACATAAGCAATTGTTACAGGATAGGAGATCACCAATCTTTTCTATAGAAGGAATCTGCTTTTTACTTCATCAGATTAAAAAGTCACTCCccggggcagctctggtggctcagtggtttagcgctgccctcagcccagggtgtgatcctggagacccgggatcaaatcccacatcaggctccctgcatggagcctgcttctccctctccctgtgtctctgcctctctctctctctctgtatctctcatgaataaataaataaaatcttaaaaaaaaaagccactcccCCCTCGAAAGTAAGAGTATTGGCAATATGAGGTCAGAAGGCTGAGAcctactaattttttaaaaataatttatttaaattcaatatgctGAGACCTACTAATTTTACTTACTCTGGCTGGCTCCCCCtgacttccttcccttcccttgcccAGAGTTTGCTGACAGCTCCTAAGTGGTAAAGATATAATACCTAACTGGAATAGGGTATGGTTTAGAGGGGCTTGCCTGCCACTGTGGGTTATGTTGGAGGCTCCAGCACCTACAGGAGGCTCTGCGGTGGGTACCATGGGATCTGATGGTGGGTACCATGCTGAATCACCAACAGGTTGCCATAAACATTGCAGCCTAAGAACTCAGCAGAGGAAGAGTCACTTGATggcccctttttctctctctctagccaAGACACAGAATAGTAGTTCTGCTCCATCTGTTCCCTGTATAGGAAAGCTTTTTGCATgtggatgaagaaaaaaagaaccttctgAAACTGTAGACAAAGAGATCATGTCCAgattaagagttttaaaaaacaatgtgagGCCTATTCCCACTTCTCATGGGCCAGTGGGCACAAGTGAGCACAGTGGGAATCTAGATGCAGTGAGGCTTCTAGAATGGGACAACCTTGGTTTAAGGAGATAGTTTCTTTATCTGCAGGCTACTCACCCCAGGGCCCAGCTACTCGAAGAACAGCCAATGGGTTGGAACGCCCTAGGACAGACACCACAGCCTTGAACCAGGTTGGGGGTGCACGGATCTCACTGGGGTCAGTCGGTCGAAGAGGAAACCCCCAGGGATCCACCAGGATGAGGTGTTTAACtctaaaggaggaaaaaggaaaagacaagttGTATGTTCTTGGAGGTACCATGGACCTTAACTTGCCCTGGAAGAAGAGAACCATCGGAAACTAATATTGTAAGGTTCCAAGTGGGACAAGGAGTTAGGTCATGAGCAAGAGGTGTGACTTTTCCTTACCTTTCAGGGTACTTGATAGAGTAAGAGGTGGCCAGGAATCCTCCCAAACTATGCCCCAGGAGGATCATACTGGGGATCCCCATGGTCTCCCGCCACGTTTCTATTGATGTCACAAACTCGTCCTCGGCCCCTTCAGGGTCCCTCGGGAACGTTGGCCTTGAGCTTCGCCCAAAGCCAAGTAGATCGAAGGTGTGCAGCGTGCGACGGGCACTCAGTGAATCCATATTGAGGATCCAGAGGCCTACGCCACCCCCGAAGCCATGCACCATCACCAGGGGGGTGCGATCTCTCAGCTCCGGACTCACCGTTACCGTCCAGATCTTGTTCTGATTTGGGAGGGACACATATCGGGCCAGGAACTTGTTCTGgaggcctggggagaggggaacACAGGGCAGAACAAGAAGACTGTTTTCTGACTGTGCTGTCATGTGTGCTTCAGCTTCTCCACTCT
Coding sequences:
- the ABHD4 gene encoding (Lyso)-N-acylphosphatidylethanolamine lipase isoform X2, with translation MSQLKNVEARILQCLQNKFLARYVSLPNQNKIWTVTVSPELRDRTPLVMVHGFGGGVGLWILNMDSLSARRTLHTFDLLGFGRSSRPTFPRDPEGAEDEFVTSIETWRETMGIPSMILLGHSLGGFLATSYSIKYPERVKHLILVDPWGFPLRPTDPSEIRAPPTWFKAVVSVLGRSNPLAVLRVAGPWGPGLVQRFRPDFKRKFADFFEDDTISEYIYHCNAQNPSGETAFKAMMESFGWARRPMLERIHLIRKDVPITMIYGANTWIDTSTGKKVKMQRPDSYVRDMEIEGASHHVYADQPHIFNSVVEEICDSVD
- the ABHD4 gene encoding (Lyso)-N-acylphosphatidylethanolamine lipase isoform X1 → MGRLGSTRRGLFTMADDLEPQPQGWLSSWLPAWRPTSMSQLKNVEARILQCLQNKFLARYVSLPNQNKIWTVTVSPELRDRTPLVMVHGFGGGVGLWILNMDSLSARRTLHTFDLLGFGRSSRPTFPRDPEGAEDEFVTSIETWRETMGIPSMILLGHSLGGFLATSYSIKYPERVKHLILVDPWGFPLRPTDPSEIRAPPTWFKAVVSVLGRSNPLAVLRVAGPWGPGLVQRFRPDFKRKFADFFEDDTISEYIYHCNAQNPSGETAFKAMMESFGWARRPMLERIHLIRKDVPITMIYGANTWIDTSTGKKVKMQRPDSYVRDMEIEGASHHVYADQPHIFNSVVEEICDSVD